DNA sequence from the Streptomyces sp. HUAS 15-9 genome:
CAGAGCCCTCGCCATCACTCCCCAGGCACTGCTCCTGGACGAACCCACCTCCGCCCTCGACGCGGTCGGCACCGCCGCCGTCGAAGGCGTCGTACACGAACTGGTCACCGACGGCCTGACCGTGGTCCTGGTCAGCCACAACACCGCACAGGCCCGCCGCCTCTCCGACCACGTCCTCGTCCTCGACGACGGCCGCCTCGCCGAACAGGGCGAGGCCCACCGCGTCGACTACCTGAAGGAGCCCGCGTGAACCCCGCCGTCCCCACCTGGGCGGGAGTCGCCGCCTCCGCCGCCCTCATCGCCCTCACCATCACCGTGGCCTGGCACGGACGCCTCCACCTGGCCCGTGACATCGCCGTCGCCGCCGTCCGCGCTGCACTTCAACTCGCCGCGGTCGGTGCCCTGTTGCTGCTGGTGTTCCGTCACACCGGACTGGCGGGTGCCATCGGCTGGCTCGGCATCATGGTGCTCGTCGCCGGGCAGGTGGCCGCCCGCCGCACCCCCGCCCTGCCCAAAGCCCTCCTCACGGCGACCGTCGCGATCACCCTCGGTACGGCGGCGACCATGGGCACCCTGCTCGCCCTCGGTGTGATCGCCACCCAGGCCCGCGTCGTTATCCCCGTCGGCGGCATGGTCGTCTCCGGCGCCATGCAGGCCACCGCCCTCGCCCTGACCCGCCTGCACGACGAGGTCCGCACGGCCCGCCCTGCCATCGAGGCCCGCCTCAGCCTCGGCCTCTCCGCCACCGACGCCTTCGCCCCGCACCAGCGCACCATCGTCCGTACGGCTCTGATCCCTGCCCTCGACTCCACCAAGACCGTCGGCGTCATCAGCCTGCCCGGCGCCATGACCGGCCTCATCCTCGCCGGAGTCGACCCCTTCACGGCGATCCGCTACCAGATCGTCGTGATGTACATGCTGCTCGCCGCAGCGGCGCTCGCCGCGCTCACTGCCGTCCGCCTCGCCGAACGCGCCCTGTTCGACGATGCCCACCGACTGCGTCCCCTTGAAGGGGCTGAAGGCGCCAGGGCCACTTCCGGCTCCCTGGGCTGAGAAATGCTGACCCTTTCTCGGGACGCCTCGTTGGTCTGAGCGCAGTATCTTCGTTGGTGCACCTGTTGTGGGTGAAACTCCGGGACACGCGAGGGAATGAGGAAGAGCGGAAGAGGTTCTTGCACTTCTTCCGTCTCGTTGACGGTTTGCGTATTGAGGGTTAAACCAGTCAGCCAGATGCGCCGGAAATTGATCCGCCGCACAGCTTCCCGGCGAAGGGATCGCCCATGGCGACCAGTCTCGTCCCCCAGACCACCGACTTCACCCTGGACGTCCTTGGCCGCTACGTCTGCAACGGCCTTGACGAGGCCCTGGCCAGCACTGATACGACTGCTCATGTCGATGCACGGCCCTTCGATCTGATCGTGCTGGGTGGCGGGAGTTTCGGGTCGATCCTCGCCGGCCACCTGTTCTACAACGACACTTCGCACGCACATCGAATTCTTGTACTAGAGGCTGGGTCGTTCGCGCTCCCGGAACACGTGCAGAATCTCCCGCCCCAGCTGAGCCCCGGAGAAGTGTGGGGAGTTCCGTGGAATTCGGACAGTCCCCAGCCATGGAATCAGCGCTTCCCCGGTCTCGCCTTCTGTCCGGGCGGCCGGTCGCTGTTCTGGGGCGGATGGTCACCGTATTTCATCGACTCCGAACTGGCCGGATGGCCCAAGTCCGTGAGCGACGATCTCACCGCGGGCGGTTACCTCGATACGGCAGCCGAGCAGATCGGCACTGCCCAGACCAACGACTTCGTCTACGGCCCATTCCACCAGGCGCTGAAAGAGCGCCTGTTCGACGGATTGCGCGCCCGCGCGAACAACTCGACTGCCCTGGTGGGCAACCGGGGCACGCCGATGACCGCCAGCCGACCGAAGAAACAACTGCTGCACGAACTCGATGCCCCGCTCGCCGTGCAGTCAGCCTCCCCGCGCCCCGGCTTCTTCCCGTTCAACAAGTTCAACGCCATGCAACTGCTCATCCGGGCCGCTCGGTTGGCCCAAGCCGAAGCGGAAAACAGCGCCGTGGGCGGTCCCGGCGAGCGGGACGTGATGAAGCGGCTCATGCTCGTCGACCGCACCAGGGTCATCCGCCTGGAACGGCAGGGCGGCCGCATCACACGGGTGGTCACCAATCGGGGCACGATCGACGTCCCCGCGAGCGGCCACGTCTTCCTCGGCCTGGGCACGGTGGAAAACACCCGGGTCGCCCTGGCCACACTGCCGAACACGCACGGCCTGATCGGCCGCAACCTCATGGCACACCTGCGCTCCAACGTGACGATCCGCGTGCCGCGCACCGCCCTTGGCAACGCCCTGGCCGGCGTCAAGGAACTCGCCGTCTCAGCCCTGTTCGTCAAGGGCGTTCACACCCACACCGACGGCAGCCTCGGGCACTTCCACCTCCAGATCACGGCCTCCGGCGTCGGGGCGCTGGGCACCGACTCCGAGGCGGAGCTGTTCAAGAAGATCCCCGACATCGACACGCTCGACAGCTTCCGCGACCTGACGGACGAGTGGGTCGTCGTGACCTTGCGCGGTATCGGCGAGATGACCGGCGACAAGACGTCGCCCGACCCGGAGAACCGGGTCGCCCTGGACGTGCTCGGCCCGCAGGGCCCTTACGACTACGGCCAGCCCCGGGCACTCGTACGCCTGGAGGCGCAGGACCCGGCCGATCCGATCGGACGCAACATGGCGCTGTGGGAGGCTCTGGACCGCGCCGCCGACGAGGTCGCACTGATCCTGGCGAACGGCGGGCCGGTCCAGTACCTCGGCAGCGGTGGCTGGCAGAACACCCCGCCGTCGACCGACGCCCGCCGCGACGCGCTTTCCTCCACCCACCACGAGAGCGGCACCCTCTGGATGGGGGAGGACCCGGCATCCTCGGTGACCGATGTCTGGGGTCGTCTGCACGAGAGCGACAACCTCCACGCGGTGGGCCCGTGCGTCCTGCCGACCATCGGCTCGCCGAACCCCATGCTCTCCGGGGTCGCCCTGTCCCGCCGCACGGCCGACCACATCCAGCCCCGCCCGCAACCTCCGGCTCCCGAAGCCGGTTTCCGTCACCTCTTCGACGGCACCGACCGGACCTATCGCCTGTGGCGCGGTGTCGGCGGGGGCAGTTTCGCCCTGGTCGACGGCGCCATCGTCGCCCAGCCCGGCGGTGCCGAACTGGGGCTGCTCTACTACGCGCGCCAGCCGTTCAGCGACTTCGTCCTCCGGCTGCAATTCCGCATCGGAACGGTCCAGGACAACTCCGGAATCTTCGTACGCTCTCGCGACCCACGACAGCCCGTCCCCGACCGGGCCGACCCCACCCGCCTGATCCCCTACAACAACCAGCACTGGGTCGCCGTCGACACCGGCTTCGAGATCCAGATCGACGAAACCGCAGCACCGGACGGCCAGGACATGCACCGCACTGGCGCCGTCTACGGGATTACCGTCCCGGCCGGCCAGGCTTACCAACGGCCCGCTCCGCTGCTCCCCTCGCAGTGGACGGACTACGAGATCGAGGTCCGCGGCGACACGTACACGGTCCGAGTGAACGGCACCCAGACCTCGCTGTTCACCAACACCGACACCTGGCGCGGCAAGCCGGCCACCGCAGACCCGACCTCGGGCTTCATCGGACTCCAGGCCCACACGGGAAAGGTCGCCTTCCGGAACATCCGCATCAAGGAACTCTGACACCCGACCCCGAGCCGTGCAGGCGGTCGGTTCGGAAATTGGAAAAGGGAACGCTGCCCTCGCTTCCGCGGGGGTTCAGCGGGCCCTTTTCTCTTTGCAGCCCTGTCCTGCAGGAGATCGCCAAGACGACGACGGCTACGCGTGCCGCGTGAGACCGGGACGACCTCGCCGAAGAGCGGGTCAACGACCGGTGCGGCCCGAATACCTCCGTGGGCCGGTGCCCCGGGGCTTCAGGATCGGCGTCCGAAGATCCGCAGGTGGTTGCCGAGGCCGGCCACCAGCAGGCCGACCACGACCCCGCTCGCCCACTGCCCGGTGGTCATCACGCCGCTTGCCCCCAGGACGACGTGTGCGAGAGCAACCAGGACGCCGGCACCGATGGTGAGAGCGGGGACGTTGACCGGCCGCCGTGCGACGGGCCGTTCCTGCTGCTCGCCCACGCCCGCACCGCGCAGGGTGAGTTCGAACACGGGGTGCTCTGCAGCGGCCGCGGTGAACGCCTGGGGCGTGGCGCCCGGCGGCAGGGCGAGTGTCCGGCGCAGGACGAAGCCGCCGATGGGCCGGGCCAGCCGGGGCCCCAGGACTTCTCGCAGTACCACCGCGGCCTCATCCTGCGACAACTCCACCGCGGTGAAGGCGTAGTGTCGGCGTCCGCGGGAGACTGATCCCTCGCCGGCCGCACGGAGGTTGCGCACCCACTGCGCGTCCGCGTCGTGGGTGGCGACGAGCCACCGGCGTCCGTCGCGTTCGAACAGGTCCACCGGGTTGGTGCGCGGCTCGCCGCTCTTGCGGCCGCGCACCGTCAGCATCATCACCGGGCCGAGCCGGACGCCGGAGCGGACCAGGAGCCTGATGGCGCGCGTTACCTGGGAAAGCACTGCGCGGTCGAAGCGGCTGTGCTGGTGCGGCGCGGCGCCGGTCGGCCGGCTGTGGGCGGACTTCAGCACGCGGTAGACGACCGCGAGCACAAGCAGCGTCAACACCGCGACCGCGGTCACAGCTATCGCAAGGTAGATCACTTTCCACTCCTTGAGGGTTGGGAGCCGGTCAGCGAGCGCACGACCAGCTCGATCTCCCGCCGCCGGGACCGCCGCCCCGCGCCGTCCCCGTGCAAATAGCTCTGAAAGGCGTCGTCGTGGCACATGCTCACGACGATCGATGCGGCGGCCCTGCAGTCCGCGTCGGCGGCGATGCGGCCGAGACGACGCTCCGCGACGAGGTATTGCTCGACGGCTGTGGCCGGGTCGCTGAGCATGCCGACTTCCGCCATCCGGCGGCGGACCTCCGCCAGCAGCGCGGTGTCCGAGAACGCGGCGGCGAACAGGGGCACCAGTTCGCCGAGCACCGTCGACGCCTGGTCGGCGAAGTACTCCAGGTTCTCGGCGAGGGTGCCGATTCCGGCCCGGGCAGGCAGATCGGCGACGGGGTCGGTGATAGTGCGCGCACGGTGGACGATCGCGGCGGCCACGAGCCCGACCCGGTTGCCGAAGTAGTTGTACAGCGTGCCGCCCGCCAGGCCCGCTTCCTCGGCGATGGCCCGGGTCGAGGCCGCGGCGAGCCCGTCCCGGGCGACGACCCGGTAGGCGGCGGTGAGAATGTGCTCGCGTACGGCCTCGGTGTCACCGCCCGTTGCGGACTGGACGCGGGCGGGCAGTGGTCTGCTCACGGGGACCTCCGTCCGCGGCGCACGGCGAGCCGACGGAAGGCGGCCACGTGCAGGGCGGCCGCGACGGCGACCAGCAGCCCGACAGTGATGCCGCCGAGCCACCGTTGGCCCACCCGCACGATTTCCAAGGTCAGCAGGACGTGCACGAGCACGACCACCGCAATCGCGGACACCGCGATGACCAGGTCCCGTCGCAGCCTCAACCGCATGCATCCTCCCTGCCAGAGTTATGAGCGCAGGCTCATAACTCAATAATGAGCGTGCGTTCATAACGCTGTCAAGACAGTCCTGCGACGCCCGTGAGAAGGGGCCTGCGATGGCTGAGCGTATGACGGACAGTGCTCGGTCGAATACGCTGCGCATGTGATCGGACTGCGGACCTGCACGGGAACCGGCAGGGGTTCGGGCCGGCTCGGCCTGTTGCTCGGCCTCGTTGTGGCAGTCGCTGTTCACCTGGGGGGAGCGGTGCATGGTGCGTCGTTCGAGGGCCCGCACATCGGCGCCTTGGCGGTCGATGTCTGGGAGCACGCTGCGGACGCCGGCAGGCTCGCTCCCCACCACGCGGACGGGCACATCGATCACGCCGCCGACCGGCCGCGGTCCGTAGCCCTCGACGACCGCTTCCTCGAGCCCGCGAGCCACTTCCTTGAGCCCGGGACCGACTGTCTCGCCGTCACCCCGGCCTCGGCGCCCGGCACGGGCGGCGCCGCGCCGCGCGACCCACCGGGAGTCTCCCGCTCGCCATACTGCTGCTCCGCCCTCGCGCTCCACTGCGTCTGGCGCCAGTAGGCACCCCCGCACGCCCCGGTCCATCCGGATCAGTAAAGAGACGGCTTCGTCCCGATTCTCCGACTTGAAGGGCTCATCCGGGGCGAGGAACGTGATGGCACGGCGAGGGGAGAACTCTCGTCCATGGAAGGAGACACCATGAGCGGCTGGGGGCAGCCGAATCCCGCCCTCTCGGCACGGGCGTTCACCGGTTCCGCTCGACGGGCAGTTCCAGGCAGAGCTCGTAGCCCCCCTGAGGCGTGGGGCCGGATGTGACGGTGCCGCCGAGGAGCTCGGCCCGTTGGGTCAGGCCGACCAGGCCGTGGTTCGCGCTCGGCAGGGCGAGTGCACTTCGCGTGGGTGCCGTGTTGGTGATGGTGGTCCGGAGGGCGCCGTCCCTGCGGTGGATACGCACGGTCGCTGTGGCGCCAGGGGCGTGTTTGCGGACGTTGGTCAGCGCTTCCTGCACAGTGCGGTAAACGGCGCGCTGGACCGTGGGTGCAAGCTCGTCGGGCAGGTCGGTCTCCAACTGCGCTTCGATGCCGCTTGCGTCGACGAGGCGCTTCAGATCGGCGAGGGAAGGCTGGGGGGTGAGTTCCGTGGGACTGCTGCCGGAGGCCCGCAGAACGCTGACCATGTGCCGCAGTTCCTCCAGGGTCTGTACGCTGAGGCGGCGGATCGTGGCCGCGGCCTGTCTCGTCTCGGCGTCCCGGCCGCCGACCTGGAGTGCTCCCGCCTGTACGGCGATGAGGCTGACCTGGTGGGAGACCACGTCGTGCATCTCCCGGGCAAGCTGTGCGCGCTCCTTCGCCAGCACGCTCTGGGCGGTCAGCAGCCGCTCGTGCTCGCGGGCCTCGGAAATCTCGGCGAGCCGCAGAGAAAGTTCGTGCCGGGCCTGGACAAGTTGGCCCAGGAAGACGGGAGCGGCCGCTGTGGCCAGGGCGAGGCTGACGTGGAACAGGCCGTCCGTCTGGACCAGTTCGGTGGATCTCAGGGACGACCACGGCCACGGCAAGAAGTCGGTGATCGCATAGCTCAGGGCGCAGCCTCCCAGCAGGAGGCGGTTGCGGCTGAGTGAGGAGAGTGTGTACAGCGCGGCCATGGGGGCGACCGCCGCCTCGGTGACCAGGGCGGTGGGAAGCGTGAGAAGAAAGGTCGTCAGTGGCAGGTGGCGACGCAACATGAGGGCGAGGGCGCCGAGCAGCGCGCAAGCCGTGGCCGGTTGCTCCCCGGCATCGACATGAGCCCAGGCGTCCGCCAGCGCGAACGCGACGAGGGCGGTGTCGAGTAGTAG
Encoded proteins:
- a CDS encoding ABC transporter permease — protein: MNPAVPTWAGVAASAALIALTITVAWHGRLHLARDIAVAAVRAALQLAAVGALLLLVFRHTGLAGAIGWLGIMVLVAGQVAARRTPALPKALLTATVAITLGTAATMGTLLALGVIATQARVVIPVGGMVVSGAMQATALALTRLHDEVRTARPAIEARLSLGLSATDAFAPHQRTIVRTALIPALDSTKTVGVISLPGAMTGLILAGVDPFTAIRYQIVVMYMLLAAAALAALTAVRLAERALFDDAHRLRPLEGAEGARATSGSLG
- a CDS encoding sensor histidine kinase, coding for MNARRTRALLLDTALVAFALADAWAHVDAGEQPATACALLGALALMLRRHLPLTTFLLTLPTALVTEAAVAPMAALYTLSSLSRNRLLLGGCALSYAITDFLPWPWSSLRSTELVQTDGLFHVSLALATAAAPVFLGQLVQARHELSLRLAEISEAREHERLLTAQSVLAKERAQLAREMHDVVSHQVSLIAVQAGALQVGGRDAETRQAAATIRRLSVQTLEELRHMVSVLRASGSSPTELTPQPSLADLKRLVDASGIEAQLETDLPDELAPTVQRAVYRTVQEALTNVRKHAPGATATVRIHRRDGALRTTITNTAPTRSALALPSANHGLVGLTQRAELLGGTVTSGPTPQGGYELCLELPVERNR
- a CDS encoding TetR/AcrR family transcriptional regulator; amino-acid sequence: MSRPLPARVQSATGGDTEAVREHILTAAYRVVARDGLAAASTRAIAEEAGLAGGTLYNYFGNRVGLVAAAIVHRARTITDPVADLPARAGIGTLAENLEYFADQASTVLGELVPLFAAAFSDTALLAEVRRRMAEVGMLSDPATAVEQYLVAERRLGRIAADADCRAAASIVVSMCHDDAFQSYLHGDGAGRRSRRREIELVVRSLTGSQPSRSGK
- a CDS encoding family 16 glycoside hydrolase, with the translated sequence MATSLVPQTTDFTLDVLGRYVCNGLDEALASTDTTAHVDARPFDLIVLGGGSFGSILAGHLFYNDTSHAHRILVLEAGSFALPEHVQNLPPQLSPGEVWGVPWNSDSPQPWNQRFPGLAFCPGGRSLFWGGWSPYFIDSELAGWPKSVSDDLTAGGYLDTAAEQIGTAQTNDFVYGPFHQALKERLFDGLRARANNSTALVGNRGTPMTASRPKKQLLHELDAPLAVQSASPRPGFFPFNKFNAMQLLIRAARLAQAEAENSAVGGPGERDVMKRLMLVDRTRVIRLERQGGRITRVVTNRGTIDVPASGHVFLGLGTVENTRVALATLPNTHGLIGRNLMAHLRSNVTIRVPRTALGNALAGVKELAVSALFVKGVHTHTDGSLGHFHLQITASGVGALGTDSEAELFKKIPDIDTLDSFRDLTDEWVVVTLRGIGEMTGDKTSPDPENRVALDVLGPQGPYDYGQPRALVRLEAQDPADPIGRNMALWEALDRAADEVALILANGGPVQYLGSGGWQNTPPSTDARRDALSSTHHESGTLWMGEDPASSVTDVWGRLHESDNLHAVGPCVLPTIGSPNPMLSGVALSRRTADHIQPRPQPPAPEAGFRHLFDGTDRTYRLWRGVGGGSFALVDGAIVAQPGGAELGLLYYARQPFSDFVLRLQFRIGTVQDNSGIFVRSRDPRQPVPDRADPTRLIPYNNQHWVAVDTGFEIQIDETAAPDGQDMHRTGAVYGITVPAGQAYQRPAPLLPSQWTDYEIEVRGDTYTVRVNGTQTSLFTNTDTWRGKPATADPTSGFIGLQAHTGKVAFRNIRIKEL
- a CDS encoding nitroreductase family deazaflavin-dependent oxidoreductase; protein product: MIYLAIAVTAVAVLTLLVLAVVYRVLKSAHSRPTGAAPHQHSRFDRAVLSQVTRAIRLLVRSGVRLGPVMMLTVRGRKSGEPRTNPVDLFERDGRRWLVATHDADAQWVRNLRAAGEGSVSRGRRHYAFTAVELSQDEAAVVLREVLGPRLARPIGGFVLRRTLALPPGATPQAFTAAAAEHPVFELTLRGAGVGEQQERPVARRPVNVPALTIGAGVLVALAHVVLGASGVMTTGQWASGVVVGLLVAGLGNHLRIFGRRS